From the Aerococcus viridans genome, the window TTTAGTCATGAATAATGGACGCAGTGCTGGTGTTGGTAGTCACGATGACTTACTAGCATCCAGTGATATATATCAAGCGATTGTTGCTTCGCAAATGCAAGAAGAAAAGGAGGATTAGCAGATGGATAAAACAACATTCTCATGGCTGATGGATTACATTAAACGTTACCGTTGGACAACAATCGGCTTATTCCTGTTTTCGACGATTACCGTCCTTTTTCAAGTTTTAATACCCATTCAAATCGGACAGGCAGTGAATGAAATCGTTGGCCTGGACCAAGTGGATTATAAAGCTCTGTGGCAGGCCATTATCTGGCTGGGTGTGTTCGCCTTAATTGCAGCCCTAGCTCAGTATATACAAAACCAGATGTCTAACCGATTAACCTACCATATTATTGCGGACTTACATAGAGACGCCTTTAATAAAATCCAAAAACTCCCTTTATCATACGTGGATAATCATTCTTTAGGGGACCTTGTTTCTCGTGTCATTAATGATGTCGATTTAGTTGGTAATGGTTTATTACAGAGTTTCAATAGCTTATTCTCTGGCGTGATTTTAATTGTCGGGGTTATCGTGATGATGTTATCCCTAGACGTTAAAATCGGACTGATCGTCATTATTTTGACACCCATTTCTGTGGTTGTATCATATATTATTGCCACTAGAACCTACCACCGCTTTACTGAACAGGTCAATTTACGTGGCAAACTCGGTGGATACGTAGATGAAATGGCTCAAGGGCAAATGATTGTCCGTGCCTTTACCTTTGAAGATGACGCCATTGAACAATTTACAAGTATTAACCAAAAAGTGCATGAGTCAGGTCTGTGGTCACAATTTTATGGGGCTTTAATTAACCCAACGTCGCGTGTTTTAAACTCCATTGTTTATGCTGTTGTGGGCGTAGTCGGTGCCTTTACTGTATTATCTGGCCAATTGAGTGTGGGGATTTTCTCTTCATTCTTAACTTATGCCAACCAATATAATAAGCCATTTAATGATATTTCTTCTATCATTAATGAAATGCAAACATCTTTAGCTGCGGCTGCTCGCGTCCATGAACTGATGGTGGCTGAGGAAGAAACGCCTTCACGTGACCAAGCAGAACTTACAACGGTTGAAGGTGCAGTTGATTTTAAAGACCTAACCTTCTATTACGATAGCCAGCGACCTTTAATTGAAGACTTAAACGTCCAAGTCAAGGCTGGGGATACGGTGGCCATTGTAGGTCCTACTGGGGCTGGGAAAACGACCCTTATCAACCTTCTGATGCGGTTTTATGACCCAGTAGCCGGCGGTATTTATATTGACGGTGTCAACACCTTAGATATGCAACGTAGCTATCTAAGACAAAACTTTGGGATGGTTTTACAGGATTCTTGGATTTTTGAAGGAACCATCTTCGATAATATTGCATACGGTAAGTCGGACTCAACCATGGAAGAAGTGGTTGCTGTGGCTAAAAAAGCCCAGATCCATGACATGATCATGCAAATGGACCAAGATTACCAGTTTAAATTAAGTGAGAACGGGGCCAACATTTCTAAAGGGCAACAACAATTAATTTGTATTGCGCGCATTATGCTGACTGACCCAGACATGTTGATATTGGATGAGGCGACATCTTCAATTGATACGATGACGGAGAAGGCGATTCAAGAAACCTTTGATGCAATGATGGTCAACCATACAACCTTTATCGTAGCCCACCGATTGTCAACGATTGAAAATGCCGACCAAATCTTATACATGGAAAACGGCCATGTCTTAGAACAAGGCAGCCATCAAAGTTTATTAGAAAAAGAGGGTAAGTACTTCAATCTATACCAATCGCAATTTGATCATCAAGCTGAATAAGTCCTTGTTGAAGAAGGCACACATCAAAAAGCTAGCGGCAATTTTCGCTAGCTTTTTTGTCTACCCTCATCTTATAAATAGTTTAGAATCGTCGTAATATCCCGTTGAGTGACAATTCCAATAATATCTTTAGGTTTTCGGACATCGTCTTCTTCCGAAATCAATAAGACTTCATTTCGGTTGTTGCGCATCAAGTCGACCATTAAATCATCTAATTCAAAAATTGGGGTATCGGGTGAGATGATTTGTTTACTGGTAATTTTCTTATGATGGCTATGATTGATGATTTGCCTTACTTGATATTTGGAGAAGTCCATATAGAACCAAGCATTTTTGGTAATTTCATCCGCAATAAATTTGGTGATGAGTTCTGCAGAAATAACGGATACCAAGCGTTCCTTATTGAAGACGGGTAATTGGGATACTTGATGGTGGTGTAAATCAGTCAAGGCTTTTTCTAGACTATCATCCATATTAATGGCAAAAACTGGTTTGATAAATTTTCTAGTTGACGGTATTTCTGTCAGTAATTTGTTGATTTCAAAGAGTTGTTGATTGGTTTCTTCAGAAGGATAAGCCAGGTTTACTTCAACCTCTGTCTTGTGGTGGGTCAACAAGTTGCGTAACTGGCGAATCTGGTCTAAAAATTGATGGTTACGTTTGATTACTTGGTTTGTTTTGGCCAATTCTTCTACACATTGGAAGAAAGTAGCATCATCATCCGCTAATAATCTCTTCATGGTTTGGTGTAAGGCGTTAAAGTGGCTAATAAAGGCGACTGTTACTGAATAGGGTTTATCCCTAGTAAATTCTTCAGAATAATGACTGGTCATCTTGGCAACCTCCTTCTATCTACTACTTTAATTATAACAAAAAGATGATGGAATAATGAATTGCAATACTCTTGAGCAAATAAATTACAACCTTAGGTGTGCTAGCTGATTCTGACATCCAAGCGATTGAAGACTTGGAAGGGAAAAAATTTGGTGATAACACTGTATTGAAGGGGATTGACTTTCAAGTGAACGAAGGGAAGTTGTCGCGATTATTGGGCCGTCAGGTTCAGGGAAATCGACCTTTTTGCGGAGTTTAAACTTACTGGAATCACCTGAATCAGGAACCATTGAAATCAACGGGGTTAAAGTCACAGCACCGGATATCAAAAAGCAAGATGCCTTTGACTTTAGACAGCAAACTGCCATGGTATTCCAACACTATAACTTGTTCAGAAATAAGACAGTATTAGAGAACGTAACTTTATCTTTAATTTCAAATAATGTCATGAAAAAAGATGAAGCTGCTGAATTTGGCGAAAAATTATTGAATCAAGTGGGCTTGTCGAAACAAAAAGACCAGTACCCAGTGACTTTATCAGGTGGACAACAACGGGTAAGTATTGCCCGGGCTCTTGCTGTACAACTTAAAGCAATTCTACTAGATGAGCCAACGTCTGCCTTAGACCCATAATTAGTGAATGAGGTACTAGAAACTATCGAACAATTGACAAAAGGACACACAACACTTGTTATCGTGACGCACGAAATGAATTTTGCCCGCAAAGTGGCAGACCGGGTTGTCTTTATGAATGATGGGGTGGTCGTTGAATCTGGACGGCCGGATGAAATCTTCACTAATCCAAAAGAAGAGAGAACCAAGCAATTCCTAAAAGAATATATTGGGGCCAATGAGTACGTTATCTAAATTGTCCTGATATGGTACCAAAATCGTACTAAATAAAGTCTTTTGATAACTTAAAAGTAGAAGATTGTACATTGATGAACTTGATAATTGACTTTTAAAAAGTAAGCATGTAGACTATAAATAGTTCTAAATGGAACTAGTCATTTAAAAAATTGAAATTTAAAGGAGTATTTAATTTATGTCACAATTTAAAGAATTATTAACTAAACGTCGTTCTCACTACGCTATCGGTGCTAACACTGATGTGACTGCTTCAGATGTAGCTGCCGCTTTAAAAGAAGTGATCTCAACTGTACCAAGTGCCTTCAACTCACAAGGTGTTCGTGTTGTTGTCGTTTCTGGTGAAAATAACCAAAAACTTTGGGACTTAATCAAAGGTGTACAAACACAAGTATTAGACGAAGGTACCTTAAACTACATGACACCAATCATGGACGGTGCGCGTGAAGCAGTTGGAACAATCTTATTCTTCGAAGACCGTGATGCTGTTGAAGCAGGTATCCCTGGTAACCCAGAACGTCGTTCAGTTTATAAAAACCACGAATCAGCAAATGCGCAATTAACAGCTTGGTTAGCATTAACTGAATTAGGTTTAGGTGCAAACTTACAACATTTCAACATTGGCTACGAGCAAGGATTTGACCGTGCTATCCGTGAATTGTTAGATTTACCTGAAGCTTGGGAATTAGTTGCTGAAATGCCATTTGGTTCTATTGAAGCACCAGCTGCAGAAAAAGAAGTTATTGCTGCTGAAGAACAAGTTATCTTAAAATAATCACGTCATATTAGACGTTAACAAAAAGGATCATTTACCTCATGGTAAGTGATCCTTTTTGTGTTCATTTAAAAGCCTTAAATGAACTAGCCTTCACTGACAAACATTATGTATGGATGGCGCAACATTGGACGAGTGAAGATGATTTCTTCACCGCAACAGCCAACTACTTAATGAGGCAAGATATAGAAGCTTTAGCGGATGAACTGAATGCCTTCTTCAATCCAATGAAAGCAGACCTAGACTAGGGGGAAAAATCACATGAAAAAAATAATTAATAAATATTGGGGTTGGGCCTTTTTAATTGCCCGGTTGTTAAATTCAAAAATCAAGGGATGCACCTTTTTTAGAGCCTAGTATTTCTTTTCAGCAGTGCTCTCCGGATTGACCGTATCGTTAATTTGTAAACAGGTATTTAACTATGGTTTACCGGCTATTGGTCAAGCATTGAATATTGGCTGGTTACAAGAGTCTCTACTAGGTTCAACTAGTGGCGCCGTATTTGCAGCTATCTTTGTCCTTTTATGGCAAGGTGTGGCTATGCCAATTATCACTTCAAGATGGTTTGGACATTGCTATACCAGAAGGCCAAGCTAAAATCTTACGTGACCGTGGTTACCTGGGTAAAGAAGTCATTTTCGGTATTCGTCCAGAAGATATTTTGGATACTAACATTGCCATTGAAGCCTACCCAGAGGATACCGTGACAGGTGAGATAGTCGTTTCTGAATTACTTGGACCTGAAACCATGTTATACCTAAAATTAGGTCAAGCTGAATACGTTGCACGTGTATCTGCTCGTGACACATTTGAAGCGGGTGACAAAGTTGCCCTAACCTTTAACATTACGAAGGGACATTTCTTCGACTTGGCAACAGAACAAGCAATTCGTTAATATGCGAAGCATATCTTAGCTGGGGACAAAACTTCCCAGCTATTTTTGATATTATTAATGCAAGCGCTTGCACAAACTGGTAGAATGGACTTAACAACATAAAACATCATAAGGAGTGCGTGAAATGGAAAAACATTGGTGGCACAAAGCAACTATCTATCAAATCTATCCTAAATCCTTTGCAGATGCGAATGGCGATGGTATTGGGGATTTAAAGGGCATTACCAGCAAATTAGACTACTTGCAAGAATTGGGCATAACTGCCATCTGGTTATCACCAGTTTATGATAGCCCTATGGACGATAACGGTTATGATATTGCGAATTATGAAGCGATAGCAGACATGTTTGGTGACATGAATGATATGGATTTGTTACTAGCCGAAGCCAATCAACGTGGTATTCGTATTATCATGGACCTCGTCGTAAACCATACATCAGATGAACATGCCTGGTTCGTGGAAGCCCGCGACAATCCGACAAGCCCAGAACGTGATTATTATATTTGGCGTGACGAACCCAATGACCTAACCTCAATATTTAGTGGCTCAGCATGGGAAAAAGATGAAGCATCTGGTCAATATTACCTGCACTTCTTCAGCAAAAGGCAACCTGATTTAAACTGGGAGAACGCCTCTTTACGTCAAAAAATTTATGATATGATGAACTTTTGGATCGATAAAGGTATCGGTGGGTTCCGTATGGATGTTATAGACATGA encodes:
- a CDS encoding ABC transporter ATP-binding protein yields the protein MDKTTFSWLMDYIKRYRWTTIGLFLFSTITVLFQVLIPIQIGQAVNEIVGLDQVDYKALWQAIIWLGVFALIAALAQYIQNQMSNRLTYHIIADLHRDAFNKIQKLPLSYVDNHSLGDLVSRVINDVDLVGNGLLQSFNSLFSGVILIVGVIVMMLSLDVKIGLIVIILTPISVVVSYIIATRTYHRFTEQVNLRGKLGGYVDEMAQGQMIVRAFTFEDDAIEQFTSINQKVHESGLWSQFYGALINPTSRVLNSIVYAVVGVVGAFTVLSGQLSVGIFSSFLTYANQYNKPFNDISSIINEMQTSLAAAARVHELMVAEEETPSRDQAELTTVEGAVDFKDLTFYYDSQRPLIEDLNVQVKAGDTVAIVGPTGAGKTTLINLLMRFYDPVAGGIYIDGVNTLDMQRSYLRQNFGMVLQDSWIFEGTIFDNIAYGKSDSTMEEVVAVAKKAQIHDMIMQMDQDYQFKLSENGANISKGQQQLICIARIMLTDPDMLILDEATSSIDTMTEKAIQETFDAMMVNHTTFIVAHRLSTIENADQILYMENGHVLEQGSHQSLLEKEGKYFNLYQSQFDHQAE
- a CDS encoding HPP family protein, whose translation is MTSHYSEEFTRDKPYSVTVAFISHFNALHQTMKRLLADDDATFFQCVEELAKTNQVIKRNHQFLDQIRQLRNLLTHHKTEVEVNLAYPSEETNQQLFEINKLLTEIPSTRKFIKPVFAINMDDSLEKALTDLHHHQVSQLPVFNKERLVSVISAELITKFIADEITKNAWFYMDFSKYQVRQIINHSHHKKITSKQIISPDTPIFELDDLMVDLMRNNRNEVLLISEEDDVRKPKDIIGIVTQRDITTILNYL
- a CDS encoding nitroreductase family protein, translated to MSQFKELLTKRRSHYAIGANTDVTASDVAAALKEVISTVPSAFNSQGVRVVVVSGENNQKLWDLIKGVQTQVLDEGTLNYMTPIMDGAREAVGTILFFEDRDAVEAGIPGNPERRSVYKNHESANAQLTAWLALTELGLGANLQHFNIGYEQGFDRAIRELLDLPEAWELVAEMPFGSIEAPAAEKEVIAAEEQVILK